In the genome of Quercus robur chromosome 3, dhQueRobu3.1, whole genome shotgun sequence, one region contains:
- the LOC126719878 gene encoding uncharacterized protein LOC126719878: protein MVTHRGIEVSPDQIKAINSLQAPWNPKEVQKLTGMIAALNRFISRSADRCRPFYLLINKWKGFEWSEDCVLTFQQLKEYLSRPPIMSSLEADEVLFAYIAVAPHAVSLVLIRDDNGIQRPVYYVSKLLHEAEVCYLPLEKAILAVVHATRKLPHYFQAHTVIILTQLPLRSVLRSADYTGRIAMWSALLDAFDIKYMPRSSVKGQVLADLVVEFAEPSVETVTPKEDMDGKSVDTISTPEILRWKVYMDGAANQRGSGIGLVLISPEGIAIEKSLRLEFSAMNNEAEYETLLQGMMMVQKLGGKAMEAFSDSKLVVGQVMGELEVRDARMQGYLGRVKRLQSDFESFNLTHVSRSGNTHADSLATLATSSAHDLPRIILIEDLCQTSSTGRDTARIHQIRKNPSWMDPIMNFLKDDTLLEGKLEAEKIRRNAPQFWLFEDHKLYRRSYSGPYLLCIHPEESESLLEELHKGNLVMRKILGSAKNPSWGKLGPN from the exons ATGGTAACCCACAGAGGAATAGAGGTAAGCCCAGATCAAATCAAGGCGATTAATAGCCTACAGGCTCCTTGGAATCCAAAGGAAGTGCAAAAACTCACTGGCATGATCGCAGCATTgaaccggttcatatcacgatctgCAGACCGATGCCGACCTTTCTACCTCTtaataaataagtggaaagggtttgagtggtCAGAGGATTGTGTCCTGACTTTCCAGCAACTCAAAGAATACTTGTcgcgaccacccatcatgtctagcCTAGAGGCGGACGAGGTACTATTCGCATACATAGCAGTAGCCCCTCACGCTGTCAGCCTGGTactaatacgggatgataatggaaTACAGCGACCAGTGTATTACGTAAGTAAATTATTGCATGAGGCTGAAGTGTGCTACTTACCATTGGAGAAAGCAATTTTGGCTGTAGTGCATGCCACGCGAAAACTCCCTCACTACTTTCAGGCACACACGGTCATTATTCTAACCCAGCTTCCCCTTCGATCGGTGTTACGAAGCGCAGATTACACGGGAAGAATCGCCATGTGGAGCGCGCTCTTGGACGCTTTTGACATTAAATACATGCCTAGGTCCTCTGTAAAGGGTCAAGTCCTCGCGGATCTAGTTGTAGAATTCGCTGAGCCTTCTGTGGAAACAGTAACACCAAAggaagacatggatggaaaatcggttgacACAATCTCAACACCAGAGATCTTGCGCTGGAAAGTCTACATGGACGGCGCGGCCAACCAAAGAGGATCTGGAATTGGGCTAGTTCTAATATCGCCCGAAGGTATTGCCATTGAAAAATCGCTAAGACTCGAGTTCTCGGCTATGAACAACGAGGCCGAGTACGAAACTTTACTTCAAGGAATGATGATGGTTCAAAAATTGGGCGGAAAGGCAATggaagcattctcggactccaaATTGGTCGTTggccaagtgatgggtgagtTAGAAGTTAGAGATGCTAGAATGCAAGGATATCTCGGCCGAGTCAAACGCCTGCAGTCAGACTTTGAATCCTTTAACCTGACGCATGTTTCTAGAAGTGGGAACACACATGCGGattcgctggccactcttgccacgtcctctgCACATGATCTGCCACGAATAATCCTTATTGAGGATTTATGCCAGACAAGTTCAACCGGAAGAGACACAGCTCGGATCCATCAGATTAGAAAGAAtcccagctggatggatcctataaTGAACTTCCTCAAAGATGATACGTTGCTAGAAGGAAAACTGGAAGCCGAAAAGATACGGAGGAATGCTCCTCAGTTCTGGTTGTTCGAGGACCACAAGCTATACCGGCGTTCCTATTCTGGCCCATACCTATTATGTATACATCCAGAGGAATCCGAGTCCTTGCTCGAAGAACTACATAAGG GCAACCTCGTTATGAGGAAGATTCTCGGCAGCGCTAAGAACCCTTCCTGGGGCAAACTGGGACCCAACTAG